A single genomic interval of Malania oleifera isolate guangnan ecotype guangnan chromosome 11, ASM2987363v1, whole genome shotgun sequence harbors:
- the LOC131168189 gene encoding uncharacterized protein LOC131168189 isoform X2 yields MADSKLDLPDDILSLKSGNEQCSVKGEALGGHGEDKVAMGLLDDSKDQVTTDSSIPLSPQWLNLKLTETKTLVTGPPVELRAPNSLPHGSSTDSNQKEAWRLDGSQDKKDWRRTGSEVESGRRWREEERETGLLSRRDRRKEDRRVDAISTREISENRAASSDRWHDSSNRSSAHETRRDNKWSSRWGPEDREKDSRTERRTDVEKEDNHTEKQPFVGGNRTTSERDTDSRDKWRPRHRMEVQSSGSATYRAAPGFGLERGRVEVSSVRFAPGRGRSNINGSLQIGRPSSASPIGSVAIDKNDNLFGKYGFSADTYCYPRGKLLDIYRKQKILPVFDTVPDGMEQLSPITQVAFVEPLAFAAPGAEEEAVLGDIWKGKITNSEVIHNSFKSRSGGLGENATGVSDVSLNERKQNSQKSSSMNYEETFESFGKASVNGACQGPGSEGLDTSNSPMGMVEVTGTYKEGEHRLTPPVGVVATEGLIPGIAKSYDFKSAREVGGSINNVAEVKTFEDQELDSAFPNVLKSEGIKLATSFTQLPDDSSSLFDFQSLNQAPSNDHLFKDESYLLGRVSLPEELSLFYRDPQGAIQGPFLGIDIISWFEQGFFSTDLPVRLSDAPEGSPFQELGEVMPHLKIKAESASSTNPNTNFESSVSFGGSLEESIPTSASVVEFKGLALRNDQQWDSTACGGGLPAVPKHESQTKLPYSEDQAVQNFVVQDEEIVFPGRPGSSRSNPVNRPAANFDDSFFSSTSHPSANEFTETNMPARKDNELHPFGLLMSELRGNNLRHTQSSSVPSSIGDPGHSMDPLLERDAAFAGHSSFSALADQPFVAETWSDDYRRNILSNSNLHPAAIDAQRLSRMEQEYNGFDLREHLISQKLQNEQFQLQSHLSPNPTSHYGGLGVEQYPGYALSENKNAVVQQSLHRPVPDLEHILELQFQQQQQIEFQQQRQLQQQIRHQQMKLQQQQQQQQQQQQQQQQQQQQFLLEQLLHQQVSEPAFGLSKMDPTGDNLLDQVLLRKQLLNGLQQNSHPSRHLDPSLEQLIQAQIGQMMHRGRQNDIVDLITRAKQGNTLPSEQQLRYQQEQLPAQQLPMALRQQMGMDGERGIGGVWSVDETSQFGRTPIGHHQAQSAGFNALDFYPQQPRVPYQQQMNLHDWNLALQEQQQRGFYEPVPAGFPGMKLDNSNARLQHLDIQERHPYMHSTDKLGPGPPSRNSQILDHFQSPLSDALESGSYRNNGHLGNSWLGAQMEQLHLGVEQRKKELKVSVPSVESKFWASSRDDEENSKRVLRDLLHEKLGLQSAQYSDIDHRLPASSYERREPYWLFPESTSLDRPLNCSSDQQVDLNNSFTEGPQNFTSSSLLQDRLINAGVNEQFNKLESSERFAHRSKSGPLMEDEPFVSIANDNSQASYLDSSLIRMSSGDKSFSEGKKGKKHGSESKNPMSRSISGIAEDLAGRPEAAVECGDLHVNAHNRNSSLGNTGCNASLYSYDMGLDRVSTEEIYDDRLSMISSKVPDKSLLKRPPVSRVLSSQDVLSEQAPSAPIVKQKSSISLATFDEGRQEFGGNPAATWIPETQAASSRKDVHFRRASSCSDASVSETSFIDMLKKPVLLEADAASGAALESDSGGQAGRGGGKKKGKKGRQIDPALLGFKVSSNRIMMGEIQRLED; encoded by the exons ATGGCCGACAGCAAGCTCGATCTGCCGGACGATATCCTCTCCCTGAAGTCGGGGAATGAACAGTGCTCCGTCAAAG GTGAAGCCTTGGGAGGACATGGCGAGGATAAAGTGGCCATGGGATTGCTTGATGATTCAAAAG aTCAAGTAACAACAGATAGCAGCATACCTCTATCTCCGCAATGGCTAAATTTGAAACTGACAGAGACTAAGACATTAGTAACTGGGCCACCAGTG GAATTACGTGCACCGAATTCGTTGCCCCATGGAAGCTCCACCGATTCCAATCAGAAAGAGGCTTGGCGTTTAGATGGATCTCAGGACAAGAAAGACTGGAGGAGGACTGGATCTGAAGTTGAAAGTGGTCGCCGCTGGCGTGAAGAGGAGAGGGAGACAGGTTTACTTAGTAGAAGAGATCGCAGAAAAGAAGATCGTCGTGTTGATGCCATTTCGACTAGGGAAATTTCTGAGAATAGAGCTGCATCTTCTGATCGCTGGCATGATAGCAGTAACCGTAGTTCTGCGCATGAAACACGGCGCGACAACAAGTGGTCGTCAAGATGGGGTCCTGAAGATAGAGAGAAGGATTCTAGAACTGAGAGGAGGACGGATGTTGAGAAGGAAGATAATCACACTGAAAAACAGCCTTTTGTTGGTGGAAACCGCACAACTTCTGAGCGTGACACTGATTCTCGTGATAAATGGCGGCCACGTCATCGGATGGAAGTTCAATCAAGTGGATCAGCAACATATCGTGCCGCACCAGGCTTTGGATTGGAGAGAGGACGGGTGGAAGTTTCAAGTGTGCGATTCGCGCCTGGACGAGGAAGGTCAAATATCAATGGAAGCCTACAAATTGGCAGGCCTTCCTCTGCAAGCCCTATTGGTTCTGTTGCTATAGATAAGAATGATAATTTATTTGGGAAATATGGCTTCTCCGCTGATACATATTGCTATCCAAGGGGAAAACTTCTTGACATTTACCGTAAGCAAAAAATCCTTCCGGTCTTTGATACAGTGCCTGATGGGATGGAACAATTATCTCCAATAACACAAGTGGCCTTTGTTGAGCCATTGGCTTTTGCTGCACCTGGTGCTGAAGAAGAG GCTGTCCTTGGAGATATATGGAAGGGGAAAATCACTAACAGCGAAGTCATCCACAATTCATTTAAGAGCAGAAGTGGGGGATTAGGTGAAAATGCAACAG GTGTCAGTGATGTGTCGTTAAATGAGCGGAAGCAGAATTCCCAGAAGAGTTCTTCAATGAATTATGAAGAAACTTTTGAATCATTTGGGAAGGCTTCTGTAAATGGTGCTTGTCAAGGTCCAGGTTCTGAGGGATTGGATACTTCTAATTCACCTATGGGTATGGTTGAGG TAACTGGTACCTACAAAGAAGGTGAACATAGATTAACACCACCAGTTGGTGTGGTGGCAACTGAGGGTCTGATACCAGGTATTGCCAAGAGTTATGATTTCAAAAGTGCCAGAGAGGTTGGTGGTTCAATCAATAATGTTGCTGAAGTGAAAACATTTGAAGATCAGGAATTGGATTCTGCTTTTCCAAACGTCCTTAAATCAGAAGGAATCAAATTAGCCACTTCTTTTACTCAGCTTCCAGATGATTCAAGttctctttttgattttcaatctcTAAATCAAGCTCCAAGTAATGATCATCTTTTCAAAGATGAATCATATCTACTTGGTAGGGTTAGCCTGCCTGAGGAGTTGAGTTTGTTTTATCGTGATCCTCAAGGGGCAATTCAGGGGCCATTTCTGGGGATTGACATCATTTCATGGTTTGAGCAAGGCTTTTTCAGTACTGATTTGCCAGTTCGTTTGTCTGATGCACCTGAGGGATCACCTTTTCAAGAACTTGGCGAAGTTATGCCACATTTGAAAATCAAAGCTGAATCTGCCTCCAGCACCAATCCAAATACAAATTTTGAATCTTCTGTTTCTTTTGGTGGCAGCCTGGAAGAGAGTATACCTACTTCTGCTTCTGTTGTTGAGTTTAAGGGGTTGGCTCTCAGAAATGATCAGCAGTGGGATTCTACTGCCTGTGGTGGTGGTCTGCCTGCAGTACCTAAACATGAATCTCAAACTAAACTCCCATATTCTGAGGACCAAGCTGTACAAAATTTTGTTGTACAAGATGAGG AAATTGTCTTTCCTGGAAGGCCTGGTAGTAGTAGGAGTAATCCTGTAAATAGACCTGCTGCTAACTTCGATGATTCATTTTTCAGTTCCACTAGTCACCCTTCTGCAAATGAATTTACTGAAACTAACATGCCTGCCCGTAAGGATAATGAATTGCATCCTTTTGGCTTGTTGATGTCTGAGCTCAGAGGCAATAATTTGAGACACACTCAGTCATCTAGTGTGCCTTCAAGTATTGGTGATCCAGGCCATTCAATGGACCCCCTACTTGAAAGAGATGCTGCTTTTGCTGGTCACAGCTCATTTAGTGCTTTGGCTGATCAACCTTTTGTTGCAGAGACTTGGTCTGACGATTATAGAAGGAATATACTTTCAAATTCCAACTTACACCCAGCTGCAATTGATGCTCAACGTTTGTCTCGTATGGAGCAAGAATATAATGGTTTTGACCTGAGAGAGCATCTGATCTCACAAAAATTGCAAAATGAACAGTTTCAACTGCAGAGCCATTTGTCTCCTAATCCCACTTCACATTATGGTGGATTAGGTGTAGAGCAATATCCAGGTTATGCTCTTTCTGAAAACAAGAACGCTGTTGTCCAGCAATCACTCCATCGTCCAGTCCCAGATTTGGAGCATATTTTGGAACTTCAGTTCCAACAGCAACAGCAGATAGAGTTTCAACAGCAGCGTCAGTTGCAGCAGCAAATTCGTCACCAGCAAATGAAattgcagcagcagcagcagcagcagcagcagcaacagcaacaacaacagcagcagcaacaacagtTTCTTCTTGAGCAGTTGCTGCATCAGCAGGTGTCTGAACCTGCTTTTGGGTTGTCAAAGATGGATCCTACCGGGGACAACTTGCTTGATCAGGTCTTATTAAGGAAGCAGCTACTTAATGGACTGCAGCAAAATTCCCATCCTTCAAGGCATCTTGATCCATCTCTAGAGCAGCTCATCCAAGCTCAAATTGGCCAGATGATGCACCGAGGACGGCAAAATGATATTGTAGATCTTATAACTCGGGCAAAGCAGGGGAATACCCTTCCGTCAGAGCAGCAACTTCGTTACCAGCAAGAACAGTTGCCAGCTCAGCAGTTGCCAATGGCATTGAGACAGCAAATGGGAATGGACGGAGAGAGGGGTATTGGTGGGGTTTGGTCAGTTGATGAAACCAGCCAGTTTGGCAGGACTCCCATTGGTCATCACCAGGCCCAGTCAGCAGGGTTTAATGCTTTAGACTTTTACCCGCAGCAGCCTAGGGTTCCCTATCAGCAGCAAATGAACCTTCATGACTGGAATCTTGCTTTACAGGAACAACAGCAGCGAGGATTTTATGAGCCTGTTCCTGCTGGTTTTCCTGGGATGAAGTTGGACAATTCGAATGCTCGTTTGCAACACCTGGACATTCAGGAACGGCATCCTTATATGCACTCCACTGATAAATTGGGTCCTGGTCCCCCCTCTCGGAACTCTCAAATTTTGGACCACTTCCAGTCTCCTCTGTCAGATGCACTAGAGAGTGGCAGCTATCGAAACAATGGCCATTTGGGAAATAGTTGGTTAGGAGCTCAGATGGAACAACTGCATCTTGGTGTTGAGCAACGGAAGAAGGAGTTGAAAGTTTCTGTGCCTTCTGTTGAATCAAAATTTTGGGCATCAAGCAGAGATGATGAGGAAAATTCAAAGCGAGTTCTAAGAGACTTGCTTCACGAAAAACTGGGTCTTCAATCTGCACAGTATTCTGACATCGACCATCGCCTTCCTGCTTCATCTTATGAAAGGCGGGAACCATATTGGTTATTTCCTGAGTCGACCTCATTAGATCGTCCTTTGAATTGTTCTTCAGATCAGCAAGTTGATTTAAACAACTCCTTTACTGAAGGCCCCCAAAATTTTACTTCAAGCAGCTTGTTGCAAGATCGCTTGATTAATGCTGGTGTAAACGAACAATTTAACAAATTAGAAAGCAGTGAAAGATTTGCCCATAGATCTAAATCTGGACCATTAATGGAAGATGAGCCTTTTGTGTCAATTGCAAATGATAATTCTCAGGCAAGCTATCTGGATTCTAGCTTGATTAGGATGTCATCTGGGGATAAAAGCTTCTCAGAGGGAAAGAAGGGGAAGAAGCATGGGTCTGAGAGCAAGAATCCTATGAGTAGGTCAATATCAGGGATTGCAGAAGACTTGGCTGGCAGACCAGAGGCTGCTGTGGAGTGTGGGGACCTGCATGTTAATGCCCATAATAGGAATTCGTCTTTGGGCAATACTGGTTG TAATGCCAGCTTATACAGTTATGACATGGGATTAGACAGAGTATCGACAGAAGAAATTTATGATGATAG GCTGTCCATGATCTCATCTAAAGTGCCTGATAAATCTTTGCTCAAACGCCCTCCGGTCTCACGAGTTCTATCTTCCCAGGATGTTTTGTCAGAACAGGCACCTTCCGCTCCGATTGTCAAGCAGAAAAGTTCAATAAGCCTTGCAACATTTGATG AAGGCAGGCAAGAGTTTGGGGGAAATCCTGCGGCAACCTGGATTCCTGAAACTCAAGCAGCATCCAGCAGGAAGGATGTTCATTTCCGACGCGCTTCTTCTTGCAGTGATGCTTCTGTGTCAGAGACTTCGTTTATTGACATGCTCAAGAAACCAGTTCTTCTGGAGGCTGATGCAGCTAGTGGGGCTGCATTGGAATCGGACAGCGGCGGGCAAGCTGGGCGAGGAGGCGGGAAAAAGAAGGGGAAGAAGGGAAGGCAGATCGATCCTGCTCTCCTTGGTTTCAAGGTCTCCAGTAACAGAATCATGATGGGTGAGATTCAGCGCCTTGAAGATTAG
- the LOC131168189 gene encoding uncharacterized protein LOC131168189 isoform X1 has product MADSKLDLPDDILSLKSGNEQCSVKGEALGGHGEDKVAMGLLDDSKDQVTTDSSIPLSPQWLNLKLTETKTLVTGPPVELRAPNSLPHGSSTDSNQKEAWRLDGSQDKKDWRRTGSEVESGRRWREEERETGLLSRRDRRKEDRRVDAISTREISENRAASSDRWHDSSNRSSAHETRRDNKWSSRWGPEDREKDSRTERRTDVEKEDNHTEKQPFVGGNRTTSERDTDSRDKWRPRHRMEVQSSGSATYRAAPGFGLERGRVEVSSVRFAPGRGRSNINGSLQIGRPSSASPIGSVAIDKNDNLFGKYGFSADTYCYPRGKLLDIYRKQKILPVFDTVPDGMEQLSPITQVAFVEPLAFAAPGAEEEAVLGDIWKGKITNSEVIHNSFKSRSGGLGENATGVSDVSLNERKQNSQKSSSMNYEETFESFGKASVNGACQGPGSEGLDTSNSPMGMVEVTGTYKEGEHRLTPPVGVVATEGLIPGIAKSYDFKSAREVGGSINNVAEVKTFEDQELDSAFPNVLKSEGIKLATSFTQLPDDSSSLFDFQSLNQAPSNDHLFKDESYLLGRVSLPEELSLFYRDPQGAIQGPFLGIDIISWFEQGFFSTDLPVRLSDAPEGSPFQELGEVMPHLKIKAESASSTNPNTNFESSVSFGGSLEESIPTSASVVEFKGLALRNDQQWDSTACGGGLPAVPKHESQTKLPYSEDQAVQNFVVQDEEIVFPGRPGSSRSNPVNRPAANFDDSFFSSTSHPSANEFTETNMPARKDNELHPFGLLMSELRGNNLRHTQSSSVPSSIGDPGHSMDPLLERDAAFAGHSSFSALADQPFVAETWSDDYRRNILSNSNLHPAAIDAQRLSRMEQEYNGFDLREHLISQKLQNEQFQLQSHLSPNPTSHYGGLGVEQYPGYALSENKNAVVQQSLHRPVPDLEHILELQFQQQQQIEFQQQRQLQQQIRHQQMKLQQQQQQQQQQQQQQQQQQQQFLLEQLLHQQVSEPAFGLSKMDPTGDNLLDQVLLRKQLLNGLQQNSHPSRHLDPSLEQLIQAQIGQMMHRGRQNDIVDLITRAKQGNTLPSEQQLRYQQEQLPAQQLPMALRQQMGMDGERGIGGVWSVDETSQFGRTPIGHHQAQSAGFNALDFYPQQPRVPYQQQMNLHDWNLALQEQQQRGFYEPVPAGFPGMKLDNSNARLQHLDIQERHPYMHSTDKLGPGPPSRNSQILDHFQSPLSDALESGSYRNNGHLGNSWLGAQMEQLHLGVEQRKKELKVSVPSVESKFWASSRDDEENSKRVLRDLLHEKLGLQSAQYSDIDHRLPASSYERREPYWLFPESTSLDRPLNCSSDQQVDLNNSFTEGPQNFTSSSLLQDRLINAGVNEQFNKLESSERFAHRSKSGPLMEDEPFVSIANDNSQASYLDSSLIRMSSGDKSFSEGKKGKKHGSESKNPMSRSISGIAEDLAGRPEAAVECGDLHVNAHNRNSSLGNTGSNASLYSYDMGLDRVSTEEIYDDRLSMISSKVPDKSLLKRPPVSRVLSSQDVLSEQAPSAPIVKQKSSISLATFDEGRQEFGGNPAATWIPETQAASSRKDVHFRRASSCSDASVSETSFIDMLKKPVLLEADAASGAALESDSGGQAGRGGGKKKGKKGRQIDPALLGFKVSSNRIMMGEIQRLED; this is encoded by the exons ATGGCCGACAGCAAGCTCGATCTGCCGGACGATATCCTCTCCCTGAAGTCGGGGAATGAACAGTGCTCCGTCAAAG GTGAAGCCTTGGGAGGACATGGCGAGGATAAAGTGGCCATGGGATTGCTTGATGATTCAAAAG aTCAAGTAACAACAGATAGCAGCATACCTCTATCTCCGCAATGGCTAAATTTGAAACTGACAGAGACTAAGACATTAGTAACTGGGCCACCAGTG GAATTACGTGCACCGAATTCGTTGCCCCATGGAAGCTCCACCGATTCCAATCAGAAAGAGGCTTGGCGTTTAGATGGATCTCAGGACAAGAAAGACTGGAGGAGGACTGGATCTGAAGTTGAAAGTGGTCGCCGCTGGCGTGAAGAGGAGAGGGAGACAGGTTTACTTAGTAGAAGAGATCGCAGAAAAGAAGATCGTCGTGTTGATGCCATTTCGACTAGGGAAATTTCTGAGAATAGAGCTGCATCTTCTGATCGCTGGCATGATAGCAGTAACCGTAGTTCTGCGCATGAAACACGGCGCGACAACAAGTGGTCGTCAAGATGGGGTCCTGAAGATAGAGAGAAGGATTCTAGAACTGAGAGGAGGACGGATGTTGAGAAGGAAGATAATCACACTGAAAAACAGCCTTTTGTTGGTGGAAACCGCACAACTTCTGAGCGTGACACTGATTCTCGTGATAAATGGCGGCCACGTCATCGGATGGAAGTTCAATCAAGTGGATCAGCAACATATCGTGCCGCACCAGGCTTTGGATTGGAGAGAGGACGGGTGGAAGTTTCAAGTGTGCGATTCGCGCCTGGACGAGGAAGGTCAAATATCAATGGAAGCCTACAAATTGGCAGGCCTTCCTCTGCAAGCCCTATTGGTTCTGTTGCTATAGATAAGAATGATAATTTATTTGGGAAATATGGCTTCTCCGCTGATACATATTGCTATCCAAGGGGAAAACTTCTTGACATTTACCGTAAGCAAAAAATCCTTCCGGTCTTTGATACAGTGCCTGATGGGATGGAACAATTATCTCCAATAACACAAGTGGCCTTTGTTGAGCCATTGGCTTTTGCTGCACCTGGTGCTGAAGAAGAG GCTGTCCTTGGAGATATATGGAAGGGGAAAATCACTAACAGCGAAGTCATCCACAATTCATTTAAGAGCAGAAGTGGGGGATTAGGTGAAAATGCAACAG GTGTCAGTGATGTGTCGTTAAATGAGCGGAAGCAGAATTCCCAGAAGAGTTCTTCAATGAATTATGAAGAAACTTTTGAATCATTTGGGAAGGCTTCTGTAAATGGTGCTTGTCAAGGTCCAGGTTCTGAGGGATTGGATACTTCTAATTCACCTATGGGTATGGTTGAGG TAACTGGTACCTACAAAGAAGGTGAACATAGATTAACACCACCAGTTGGTGTGGTGGCAACTGAGGGTCTGATACCAGGTATTGCCAAGAGTTATGATTTCAAAAGTGCCAGAGAGGTTGGTGGTTCAATCAATAATGTTGCTGAAGTGAAAACATTTGAAGATCAGGAATTGGATTCTGCTTTTCCAAACGTCCTTAAATCAGAAGGAATCAAATTAGCCACTTCTTTTACTCAGCTTCCAGATGATTCAAGttctctttttgattttcaatctcTAAATCAAGCTCCAAGTAATGATCATCTTTTCAAAGATGAATCATATCTACTTGGTAGGGTTAGCCTGCCTGAGGAGTTGAGTTTGTTTTATCGTGATCCTCAAGGGGCAATTCAGGGGCCATTTCTGGGGATTGACATCATTTCATGGTTTGAGCAAGGCTTTTTCAGTACTGATTTGCCAGTTCGTTTGTCTGATGCACCTGAGGGATCACCTTTTCAAGAACTTGGCGAAGTTATGCCACATTTGAAAATCAAAGCTGAATCTGCCTCCAGCACCAATCCAAATACAAATTTTGAATCTTCTGTTTCTTTTGGTGGCAGCCTGGAAGAGAGTATACCTACTTCTGCTTCTGTTGTTGAGTTTAAGGGGTTGGCTCTCAGAAATGATCAGCAGTGGGATTCTACTGCCTGTGGTGGTGGTCTGCCTGCAGTACCTAAACATGAATCTCAAACTAAACTCCCATATTCTGAGGACCAAGCTGTACAAAATTTTGTTGTACAAGATGAGG AAATTGTCTTTCCTGGAAGGCCTGGTAGTAGTAGGAGTAATCCTGTAAATAGACCTGCTGCTAACTTCGATGATTCATTTTTCAGTTCCACTAGTCACCCTTCTGCAAATGAATTTACTGAAACTAACATGCCTGCCCGTAAGGATAATGAATTGCATCCTTTTGGCTTGTTGATGTCTGAGCTCAGAGGCAATAATTTGAGACACACTCAGTCATCTAGTGTGCCTTCAAGTATTGGTGATCCAGGCCATTCAATGGACCCCCTACTTGAAAGAGATGCTGCTTTTGCTGGTCACAGCTCATTTAGTGCTTTGGCTGATCAACCTTTTGTTGCAGAGACTTGGTCTGACGATTATAGAAGGAATATACTTTCAAATTCCAACTTACACCCAGCTGCAATTGATGCTCAACGTTTGTCTCGTATGGAGCAAGAATATAATGGTTTTGACCTGAGAGAGCATCTGATCTCACAAAAATTGCAAAATGAACAGTTTCAACTGCAGAGCCATTTGTCTCCTAATCCCACTTCACATTATGGTGGATTAGGTGTAGAGCAATATCCAGGTTATGCTCTTTCTGAAAACAAGAACGCTGTTGTCCAGCAATCACTCCATCGTCCAGTCCCAGATTTGGAGCATATTTTGGAACTTCAGTTCCAACAGCAACAGCAGATAGAGTTTCAACAGCAGCGTCAGTTGCAGCAGCAAATTCGTCACCAGCAAATGAAattgcagcagcagcagcagcagcagcagcagcaacagcaacaacaacagcagcagcaacaacagtTTCTTCTTGAGCAGTTGCTGCATCAGCAGGTGTCTGAACCTGCTTTTGGGTTGTCAAAGATGGATCCTACCGGGGACAACTTGCTTGATCAGGTCTTATTAAGGAAGCAGCTACTTAATGGACTGCAGCAAAATTCCCATCCTTCAAGGCATCTTGATCCATCTCTAGAGCAGCTCATCCAAGCTCAAATTGGCCAGATGATGCACCGAGGACGGCAAAATGATATTGTAGATCTTATAACTCGGGCAAAGCAGGGGAATACCCTTCCGTCAGAGCAGCAACTTCGTTACCAGCAAGAACAGTTGCCAGCTCAGCAGTTGCCAATGGCATTGAGACAGCAAATGGGAATGGACGGAGAGAGGGGTATTGGTGGGGTTTGGTCAGTTGATGAAACCAGCCAGTTTGGCAGGACTCCCATTGGTCATCACCAGGCCCAGTCAGCAGGGTTTAATGCTTTAGACTTTTACCCGCAGCAGCCTAGGGTTCCCTATCAGCAGCAAATGAACCTTCATGACTGGAATCTTGCTTTACAGGAACAACAGCAGCGAGGATTTTATGAGCCTGTTCCTGCTGGTTTTCCTGGGATGAAGTTGGACAATTCGAATGCTCGTTTGCAACACCTGGACATTCAGGAACGGCATCCTTATATGCACTCCACTGATAAATTGGGTCCTGGTCCCCCCTCTCGGAACTCTCAAATTTTGGACCACTTCCAGTCTCCTCTGTCAGATGCACTAGAGAGTGGCAGCTATCGAAACAATGGCCATTTGGGAAATAGTTGGTTAGGAGCTCAGATGGAACAACTGCATCTTGGTGTTGAGCAACGGAAGAAGGAGTTGAAAGTTTCTGTGCCTTCTGTTGAATCAAAATTTTGGGCATCAAGCAGAGATGATGAGGAAAATTCAAAGCGAGTTCTAAGAGACTTGCTTCACGAAAAACTGGGTCTTCAATCTGCACAGTATTCTGACATCGACCATCGCCTTCCTGCTTCATCTTATGAAAGGCGGGAACCATATTGGTTATTTCCTGAGTCGACCTCATTAGATCGTCCTTTGAATTGTTCTTCAGATCAGCAAGTTGATTTAAACAACTCCTTTACTGAAGGCCCCCAAAATTTTACTTCAAGCAGCTTGTTGCAAGATCGCTTGATTAATGCTGGTGTAAACGAACAATTTAACAAATTAGAAAGCAGTGAAAGATTTGCCCATAGATCTAAATCTGGACCATTAATGGAAGATGAGCCTTTTGTGTCAATTGCAAATGATAATTCTCAGGCAAGCTATCTGGATTCTAGCTTGATTAGGATGTCATCTGGGGATAAAAGCTTCTCAGAGGGAAAGAAGGGGAAGAAGCATGGGTCTGAGAGCAAGAATCCTATGAGTAGGTCAATATCAGGGATTGCAGAAGACTTGGCTGGCAGACCAGAGGCTGCTGTGGAGTGTGGGGACCTGCATGTTAATGCCCATAATAGGAATTCGTCTTTGGGCAATACTG GTAGTAATGCCAGCTTATACAGTTATGACATGGGATTAGACAGAGTATCGACAGAAGAAATTTATGATGATAG GCTGTCCATGATCTCATCTAAAGTGCCTGATAAATCTTTGCTCAAACGCCCTCCGGTCTCACGAGTTCTATCTTCCCAGGATGTTTTGTCAGAACAGGCACCTTCCGCTCCGATTGTCAAGCAGAAAAGTTCAATAAGCCTTGCAACATTTGATG AAGGCAGGCAAGAGTTTGGGGGAAATCCTGCGGCAACCTGGATTCCTGAAACTCAAGCAGCATCCAGCAGGAAGGATGTTCATTTCCGACGCGCTTCTTCTTGCAGTGATGCTTCTGTGTCAGAGACTTCGTTTATTGACATGCTCAAGAAACCAGTTCTTCTGGAGGCTGATGCAGCTAGTGGGGCTGCATTGGAATCGGACAGCGGCGGGCAAGCTGGGCGAGGAGGCGGGAAAAAGAAGGGGAAGAAGGGAAGGCAGATCGATCCTGCTCTCCTTGGTTTCAAGGTCTCCAGTAACAGAATCATGATGGGTGAGATTCAGCGCCTTGAAGATTAG